GCCTTAGGGTCAGGCACTATATTAAAGACGGCCTTGAGTACGATCATATAGAGACGCTCGACGGCCCGGAGCAAGAAATTGTTCGCGAGGGCCACGATGTTAATTGTGTCCACGCTGGCCCAAAGCTCATTCAACGCTCAATGCAATCCTCCCAAAGTGGTTATAAACGCTATTATGACGTAGATGTCGGTGGCGCTGGCCGAGTTGCGGATCGTGATACTGTCCGTTTGGAAATCAGGCCTAAAGACGTTTATCGCCTTGGTTATTTGCTCAGCCTTGATAAAGAAACTGGTTTACTGCTGCAATCTGAGATTATCGACCAGCAGGGGCGAGTTCTTGAGCGATTTCAATATTTGATGGTGAACCTGGAGCCATCGTCGTCTGATGAGTTAACCGCACAGCGCTTAATGCCCTCTCAAGCTCGCTCTCAGCTCGCTTCCCAAGAAAATGCGCCGCATCTTGAAACACCGGATGGCCGTGACGCTGAGCCACCACCTTGGCAGCCCAGTTGGTTGCCAGCAGGTTTCACCTTGGCCCAGAGTGACGGTCAGTTTCCAGAAGGCTTAAGTTATACTGACGGAATGGCGGTGTTCTCGATATTTGTCGATTCCTTAATGGCGGCAAATAATGACACCCTATTGGCTACTGAGGGCGTACAACGCAGAGGGGCTTCGGTAAGTTATACTACGACGCTTCCGGATCACCAGGCTTTGGTGACAGTGGTGGGAGAAATTCCGCTGTTAACCGCAAGACAGGTGGCGACGTCCTTGGTATGGGTCAACTAAATGAGTATTGAAAGTGGCAGAGTTGTTGGGGTAGAGACGTCACGGCTTTGGCTGGAGACAATAAGCCGTTCGACCTGCGGGAGTTGTAGCGCTCAAAAAGGGTGTGGCCAAGGGGTGATGAATCGCTATATGTCTGGTCGCCGAAATCATTTGCAAGTCAATATGGGGAAATTCTCCGCCGCGGATTTTCAGTTGAATGACGAAGTGGACGTTAGTGTGTCTAATAAAGCCCTGTTAAGCGCGGCGTTTGTCGTCTATTTGCTACCGCTGTGTAGTTTAATTGCCGGTATTCTTATTGTGGGGCAGTTTTCTAACCAAGATTTATACAGCGTCATCGGTGCCGTTTTGGGCTTTTCTGCAGGCCTGCTGCTGGTGCGTATATACAGCATGATGGTTGCCAATCGGCCCGACTACCAGCCTGTGGTAGTCGCTATCCGCCCTAGTGGAGCTTCCCCTGTGGGCATAATCCCTTCAATATCGGGCACTTCTGTATCGGGCTAAGCCCGCTGCTCATAGCTTAGCTGCCCGGCTTTGCGATACAATCGCGCCTTTAAAATTTACCACACCTATTTTTGAGGTTTTAAGCCAGCGTGCACAGTCTTGAGCTGATCCGAAATTTTTCAATTATTGCCCATATCGATCATGGAAAATCCACCTTGGCAGACCGTTTTATTCAGGTTTGCGGCGGTTTGACGGAAAGAGAGATGGCTGAGCAGGTTCTCGATTCGATGGATATCGAACGGGAGCGCGGCATTACGATTAAAGCTCAGAGTGTCACCCTGAACTACACCGCTAATGATGGTAAAACCTATCAGCTCAACTTTATCGACACCCCAGGGCATGTGGATTTCTCCTATGAAGTATCCCGCTCTTTGGCGGCTTGCGAAGGGGCGTTGTTGGTTGTCGATGCAGCCCAGGGCGTCGAGGCGCAATCTGTTGCCAACTGCTACACCGCAATTGAACAGGGTTTAGAAGTGTTGCCAGTCCTCAACAAAATGGACCTTCCCCAAGCTGACCCTGATCGTGTGAAGCAAGAAATTGAAGAAATCATTGGTGTTGATGCCACTGAGGCGGTGCCCGTCAGCGCCAAGTCGGGCATGGGCGTGCCCGAAGTGCTGGAGTATTTGGTTAAATTGGTGCCGCCGCCGGAAGGTGATGCAGAGGCACCATTGCAAGCCTTGATCATTGACTCCTGGTTTGATAATTACCAAGGCGTTGTATCACTGGTTCGGGTGAAAAATGGCGTTCTGCGCAAGGGCGACAAGATCATTACCAAGTCTATTGGTAAAGGTCAAATTGTCGATCATGTGGGCGTATTCACCCCCAAACAAACCAATACGAATATCTTGCGTGCGGGTGAAGTGGGTTTTGTTATCGCCGGGATTAAAGATATTTTAGGTGCGCCGGTGGGGGACACGTTTACCCACGCATCTACGCCAGATACTGCCGCGTTGCCGGGTTTTCAGAAAGTGAAACCCCAGGTTTATGCTGGGTTGTTTACGGTCTCAACAGACGACTATGAAGATTTTCGTGAAGCATTGGGCAAGTTAACTTTGAATGATGCCTCACTTTTTTATGAACCAGAAACCTCAGATGCGCTAGGTTTCGGGTTTCGCTGTGGTTTCCTTGGCACCTTGCACATGGAAATTATCCAAGAACGTCTAGAGCGAGAATATAATCTAGACTTGATCACCACCGCACCCACGGTAATTTACGAGGTGTTAAAGAAAAATGGCGAAGTTGTGCAGGTGGACAACCCCTCGTCTATGCCTGATCCCGGTGAGCTGGAAGAAACCCGCGAGCCCATTGCCATCGTCAATATACTGGTTCCCCAAGAACATTTGGGCAATGTGTTAAGCTTATGCGCTGACAAACGTGGCGTTCAAAAGGATATGCAGTTTCTGGGGCAGCAAGTCTCGGTGAACTGGGAAATTCCAATGAGCGAAGTTGTACTGGACTTTTTTGATCGATTGAAGTCGGTCAGCCGGGGGTTTGCGTCTCTGGATTACAGTTTTGATCGTTTTCAGACTGCGGACTTGGTTAAGCTTGACGTGCTTATTAATGGTGATCGGGTCGATGCTTTGGCTTTAATCGTTCACCGGGACCATGCTCATGCCCGAGGACGACAGCTGGTTGATAAGATGCGCGAGCTAATCCCCAGGCAGATGTTTGACGTTGCTATTCAGGCAGCTATTGGTGGACATGTTATTGCAAGGCAGACGGTTAAAGCACTGCGCAAAAATGTGACAGCCAAATGCTATGGCGGAGATGTTTCACGGAAAAGAAAATTGCTGGAAAAACAAAAAGCGGGCAAAAAACGCATGAAACAAGTGGGGAATGTCGAAATCCCTCAGTCAGCGTTTTTAGCCGTATTAAAAGTAGATAGTTAAAAAAAGGCGCGGGGCCGCATGGTAAATCTTATTCTTGTCATTGTTGCGGCGGTGTCGCTGATTATTTGGTTGCTGCAAGAAGTTAAAGGCCGAAAGCAAATGCAACAGGCTTTGCAGTGGTGTGCCGAAAAGAAAACGGCCAGCGATGCGGAGTCACTAAAACAACAGGTGGTGCCGGGCTGGCTTGAATGGAGCTATCGGCTGGTCGTTTTTCTTTGGTTTGTTTGGCTCGCCAGTGTGGTACTGATTAAAGATGGCGATTTTGCCTTGGCGTTGGTTATTTTAACGTTTTTAGCAGGCATTATTGGTGGCTTGGATCGCTTCGTATTTGAAAAAGCACGACAGGCCTTTGTGCGGGCCGGCAATGTCGCTGTGTATATCACCTACTTTGTAAAACAAGACCAGGATGGCCTCAAGTCTCAATTTGGGGGCACTTTACCCATTGCGGAGAATGCGCGTTCTTTTTTCCCGGTGCTGCTGGTGGTGTTGGTCTTGCGCTCATTTGTTGTAGAACCCTTTCAGATCCCTTCGGCCTCAATGGTCCCCAGTTTAGAAGTGGGTGATTATATTTTGGTCAATAAGTTTGAGTACGGTATCAGACTGCCGGTGATAGGAACCAAATTGGTCGAAGTGGGCGAACCTCAGCGGGGCGACGTCATGGTGTTTTTCCCCCCCAATGACAAACGTTATTTTATTAAGCGGGTTGTTGGCTTGCCGGGTGACGAGATTCGTTACGTTAATAAAAAGCTGTATATCAATGGCAAATTGATACCACAAACCTTGGTTGCCGAAGTGCCACCACTGCAAGCGGTTACCCAAGTTTTGCGTGAGCAACTCGGCAGTGCCGATCACTTAATTCACCACGACAAACGCATTTATCGTGGTGATTTTGAAACAACCGTAAGCCCCGGTCATTACTTCATGATGGGTGACAATCGCGATAACAGCAGCGATAGCCGAGTCTGGGGTGAAGTTCCTGAAGAAAATATTGTGGGTAAAGCGTTTGCTATCTGGATGCATTGGCGAGGAATTAGCCAACTCCCTAGCTTTGATCGAGTGGGTCAAATTCGTTAATCACCCTCATTTATAAGGGGTTCAATTATGCGTAAACAACAACAGGGTATTAGCATGCTCGCCGCGTTGGTTTTGATCTGCGTAGTGCTTGTGCTGGGAACTGCGGCCGCGCGATTGCTGCCTATCTATCTAGACTGTTGGACCCTAAATAATATTATTGACGATGTGGTTGAAGATAATCGCGGCAAAACGACTACCCCTGCACAAGTGCGGCAATCATTAAGCCGCCATTTTACAACCAACCGAATTGAGTCTGTTTCTTTGCGGGATATCGAAATTAGTACTAATAGTGAGGGTGTGTTGATTGATGCCAGCCATGAAAAGCGCACACCATTAATCTTCAATATTGATGCAGTGGTGAAGTTTGAAGATATGACCTATTTGATCCCCCGGAGTTAATGGTGACCGATAAGCAGTCGCTTTTTGATCGTATTGATTACCAGTTTCAAGACCCCACACTGGTCGATGTTGCTTTAACTCACCGCAGTTTTGCTGCTGAAAACAACGAGCGCTTAGAGTTTTTAGGCGACTCATTGTTAAATATGATTATTGCCGAAGCCTTGTATCTCAAGTTTCCCAGTGTTCGGGAAGGGGAGTTGAGTCGAATGCGAGCTGGCTTGGTAAACGGTGAGACGCTGGCGGTTTTAGGTCAAGAGTTTGCGCTGGGCGATTATCTTCGTCTCGGAAGCGGTGAAAGCAATACCGGTGGCCGTTATCGAGAATCTATTCTCGCCGATACGGTAGAGGCACTGATTGGTGCTATTTATTTAGAGAGTGGTTTTGAATCTTGCCGCACTAAGGTTTTGCAATGGTATGGCGCTAGATTGGACAAGGTGAATCCAAAAGCCAGTCACAAAGACGCTAAAACCTTGTTGCAAGAATTTTTACAGGCCCGCAAACAGTCTTTACCCAATTATCAGCTGGTTGAGACCACTGGCGCAGAACACGAGCAAGTTTTTACCGTGGCATGCCAAGTCGACATGCTCAGCAGTGCAGAAGTTGCTTCGGGACAGAGTCGTCGTCGGGCTGAGCAGGCTGCGGCAGAGAAAGTACTACACAAACTTCAAAATCAACATTAAGCCATTTGGGCCAAAATTTATGAGTGAACAACGCTGTGGCTATATTGCGATTGTAGGGCGGCCTAATGTTGGTAAGTCTACTCTGCTTAATCACATTCTTGGACAGAAGCTAAGCATTACATCTCGCAAGCCTCAAACTACCCGTCATCAAGTCTTGGGCATTAAAACTGAGGACGATATTCAAGCCGTTTACGTTGATACGCCCGGTCTTCATTTAAAAGAAGCCAAGGCCATTAACCGCTATATGAACAAGGCTGCCAGTTCAGCACTAAAAGGTGTGGATTTGGTGTTGTTTGTCGTGGATAGAGACCGCTGGACCGATGAAGACGAGCTGGTTTTATCGCGGTTAGAAAATCAAGATTGCCCGGTCATGTTGGTTATTAATAAAGTTGACCGTATGGACGACAAAGGCCAGCTGTTACCACTCATTGCCAGTTTAAAAGCCCGGGGAAATTTTACAGAGGTGGTGCCGGTATCGGCATTACGCGGCCACAATCGGGATGATCTTGAGGACTTAATCAAGCAATACCTTCCTGAAAGTCCACATATGTTCCCTGAGGATCAGATTACAAACCGCAGTGAGCGGTTTCTCGCGGCTGAATTGGTCCGTGAAAAAATTATGCGTCAGCTAGGTGAAGAAGTGCCTTATGCGATGGCGGTTGAAATAGAAGAGTTCAAATCGTCCCCTCGACTGACAGAAATTAGCGCTTTAATTCTGGTCGAGAAAGCGGGTCAAAAGAAGATTATTATCGGTGATGCCGGTAGTCGGTTGCGGCAAATAGGAACTGAAGCCCGTAAGGATATGGAAAGGGCTTTTGACAGTAAGGTTATGCTGCGATTGTGGGTGAAAATAAAATCAGGTTGGTCTGACGATGAACGGGCCTTACGCAGTCTTGGTTACACTGACTTCGATTAAACAATGAAACGCGTTGAAGGTGAGCCCTGCTTTATTCTCCATCAACGACCCTATCGCGAGACCAGCGCACTATTGGAAGTGTTTAGTCTCGATCATGGCCGTTTTTCTGTTATTGCTAAAGGCTTGCGAGGCGGTAGCCGTGGTCGACAGGCTTGGCGTTCTGCACTGCAACCCTTTAATTTGCTAGCGCTCTCTTGGTCGGGACGGGGGGAGCTAAAAACACTGACGGATGCTCAGCTGCAAAAGGCTTTTTCGTTACAGGGGCGGGCGCTATTTTGTGGTTTTTATTTAAATGAATTGCTAGAGCGTTTGTTGCATCGCTTTGACCCCCACCAAAACCTATTTCATCATTATCAATACAGTTTGGACCGTTTGCTTAATGGTGAGGATGAAAAGCGTTGTTTACGTCGCTTTGAGTTCTCGCTGTTGGCGGATCTTGGATACGGGTTTTCATTACACCTAGATGGCAATGGCGAAGGTATTATTGCTGATAATAACTACGTTTTTTTGCCAGAACAGGGGTTTATTCCAGCAAGACAGCAGGAGGAAATTGTATTTTCTGGCACGCATTTGTTAGAGCTGGCTAAAGACGATTATTCTGCCGAAGCTGAATTAACGGGGCGCCGATTGAGTCGTTTACTGCTAGGGCAGCTGCTGGGGAGTAAACCGCTGCGCAGTCGGGAGTTATTTGCCGCAACTTTTGCTAGCGATTCAAGCGGCAAAAATCACAGATAGATCATGATTGTCTTTCCAACTGAGTAGTGCGGCAATCTCTGTTAGCACTGCGTCCACCGCGGCGCTTAGATCAACTTCCGATGACTCAAGCATCTTAGCTAAGGTCAAGTTGGTGGCCTTGAGTGCCGGTGCACCGGTATAGCAGCAGGCGCCTTTGAGGTCGTGACTTATGGCTGCAATCTGTTGCCGGTTGTCGTTGTTTTTTGCTTCTGCCAGTGATTGAGCTTGGTCTGGCAGACTTTCTAAAAGCATGCGTAACATTTCCTCAGCTAAGCCATTCTTACCTTTTGCCAAGCGCAGGCATTCTTGAATATCAACGGGCCTGGGAGGTGTTTTTGACACCGCTGGCGGATTACTGGCGGTTCGCTCAAAAAGACGTAATAGTTGCCGGTCATCAATCGGTTTACTGAGAAAGTCATTGATACCCGCTTCTCTTAATTGCTTGGGGTTTTCTGGCGCAAGATAGGCTGACAAGGCAATAATCGGCGTGTGCTTGTTCAAACTACTGTGGCGAATCTCTTTACTGGCTTGAATGCCGTCGAGCTGAGGCATTTGGATATCCATGAGGATCAAATCAAATACTTTTTCTCTACAGCGCTGTAGGGCTTCAATACCATTTTGGGCGGTTTGGCTTTGTACCGACAAATCATCTAGAAAGCTTTTTAGCATTAACAGGTTTGCTGGGTTGTCATCCACCGCCAAAACGCGCATATCCGGAAATTTTAGTTGGGGCGCGGTTATATGTTGTGAGTGTTGAAGGTTAAAAGCATCAAATAATTTAATTTGCGATACGGGTTTCTGTAGAAAAATAGCGTTGATACGGTTGTCATACTTTTGTGGCTGGGGGGATAACACAATTGTGGGGTGTTCGCTGTTTTTCGGGATAGGCAGGGTCGGCAAACTTTCGTCAATAGCGACACTTAAAATGCGATAGTCGCAATTTTGTCTTAGATTTTGAATGTCATCACAAGGATAAACGTTCATTCCCCAGCTTTGTAGCAGTTGTTGTGTGGCTGCAGTTTGCAAGACGCTTTTGTCATACATGGCAACTGTTTTACCGGTAAGAGAAGCAAAGTTTCTCATTCGAATTGCGTTTTTAACAACTGGCAGCCGCAGGGTGACCCAAAACGTAGCGCCCTTACCGGCCTCGCTGATCACGCCAATCTCGCCGCCCATTTGTTCGACCAGGCCTTTGACGATGACGAGTCCAAGACCCGTGCCGCCGTATTGCCGGGTAATCGATGCGTCAGCTTGGGTAAAACCTTGAAAAAGTTGTTGCTGCTGGTCTTTACTAAGACCAATTCCCGTGTCGCTGATTTGCAAATTTAAAGAAATATTCTGACCATCGTTGCCTTTGCAAATGGCATCAATACGAATATAACCTGATGCCGTAAATTTAATGGCATTGTTAAGTAAATTGCTCAGAATTTGCTTTAATCTCAAGCCATCAGAAAGCAACATGTCAGGAATGCTTGGGTCGAAAAATAACGCCAGCTCCAGCTTCTTATCGAAGGCTGTTGGGGCCAGTATCTGCAGGGTGTCTTCGATAATCTCTCTGATATCGACGGGCGCCTCATCGAAAACCAGTTTTCCGGCCTCCATTTTTGAGAAATCAAGAATATCGTTGATGATAGTCAGCAAGCCGTCGGACGATTTGCGGATAGTCTCCACAGCATCGTATTGTTGTTGCTCCAGTTCGGACTTAAGCAAAATTTTGGTAAATCCAATAATGCCATTGAGGGGAGTGCGAATTTCATGACTGGTGTTGGCTAGAAATTCTGACTTAATTCTATTGGCATTCACGGCTTCACGCCGGGCTAGATCCAACTCAATATTTTGAATTTCCAGCGTCTCTAAGGTTTCTCTTAGGTCGCTATTGCTTTGCTCAATATTTCGTTGAAGTTCCTGTAATTCTTGTTGTTGCGCGGTACTCAGCTGGTTGAGGAGGTCTGCAATTTCACTAAATTCATCGTCGCCACTTAGGTGGGCTTGAAAACTTTTGTTACCATTTATCAGTTGTTTGAGGATTGACTTCAGCGCATCAAAATCGCTGCGCAATATTTGAGTGATATAGCTAACCAACGCAACGGATAGCAGCAGTGCAATGACAAAAAAGATGATCCCTGCTAAAAATGTTTGATATTTATTAACCTCGTAGTGGTGCCAGCTAAAGCTCGTGCAAAGCCAGCCTACCGGCTGTGCCGCACTGTTAATGGGTGTAATGATTTTTAGCCCGTCTTCATTAAAAATAATTTGTGGGTCGAGACTGGCTGGAGATGAGTTGAGATCTTTTAGGCCGCTACTAGCAGGCCCTGCCTGAACTATTTGCTGTTTTTCACTATCAAAGATCACGACATTGCGCAGCCCTCGCTCTTCCAGCGCTGCGGTGACGAGTTTCTGAAGCGCCTCTTTATTTAAGGGCTTGAGGAATTGCGCCGATAAAATAGCGAGTTGCTGGCTGGAGTGGTTGGCCCGTTCAACGACAGCCGTTTTGGCATCTTGAAGCTGATTGAATACAAGAAAACTACCCAAAGTCAGACTGATACCCAGGGTAGGCAGCAACCCCATCAGCAGGATTAGTTTTTTGATACCCAGTCGTTTACGCATTCCCAAGTGGAGCCCTTCATATCCGCAGTGGTATTATGATGACCTAAAATTCTTGATGCTTCTATTGCTCTGGCTGCCAAGGGCAGCATCATCACCGTTGTTGGAGGCTTTTGCGGTCGACGCAGCGTCGACGACCGAGGTTTATAGGTGTTATGAAACAGTTTCCCAGTATTGATCAATTTATAGGCAACACCCCGCTGGTACGCTTGCAGCGGTTGCCAGGGCGTACCAGCAACACCATTTTGGTGAAATTGGAAGGTAATAACCCCGCTGGCTCCGTTAAAGACAGACCCGCAATCAGCATGATACAGCGAGCAGAAGACCGGGGCGATATTTCTCCTGGCGATACTTTAATAGAGGCGACCAGTGGCAATACCGGAATTGCATTGGCGATGGCTGCGGCCATAAAGGGCTATCGTATGGTGCTGATCATGCCTAACCATATGAGTACTGAGCGCAAATTGGCGATGGCAGCCTACGGCGCAACGCTGATTGAAGTGACCAAAGAACAAGGCATGGAAGGGGCGCGCGACTTGGCATTAGAAATGCAATCTGCGGGAAAAGGCAAAGTACTGGATCAGTTTTCTAATGGGGATAATCCTCGTGCGCATTATGAGGGCACTGGCCCGGAAATTTGGCGAGAAACAGAAGGCCGTATTACCCATTTTGTCAGCTCAATGGGAACAACGGGCACCATTATGGGCGTGTCTCGATATTTAAAAGAGGTTCAACCTGAGATAGAAATTGTCGGCTTGCAGCCAGACGATAGCTCTAGTATTCCGGGTATTCGCCGGTGGCCAGAGGCGTATTTGCCGAGTATTTACGAGGCGCCAAGGGTGGACAGGATAATCGATATGGATCAAGACACCGCGGAGCGAACAATGCGAGCGCTGGCTGCAGAAGAGGGAATCTTTTGCGGCGTCTCTTCTGGGGGCGCTGTTGCCGGTGCGCTACGTTTAAGTGAGCAGGTAGAAAATGCGCTTATCGTCGCGATAATTTGCGATCGAGGAGACCGGTACTTGTCGACAGGCGTATTTGATGCGGCTTTGAATTAAGGTCTTTTTGCGACCAACCTCCATAGTGCTTAATACTTTATCGATAGTATGTAGTACGTTTTGCTAAATACTGTGGAGAGAACGAGTAGGGAAAGATGGTAAAGGTAAGAGAGGATTTTCCACAGCTAAACGACGGGCGGGTTGATTTGGAGCGCTGGATAGCGCGCCTACCGATCGACGCTACCCACGTTTCTATTGACCAGCTTCAGCAGGCTTTTGAGTTGGCAGAAGCGTGTGCGGCACGGCCATCTCAGCTTACTGGCGAAGAAGATGCCGCTCATATTAGTTTTTTTACAGCGTTAGAAATGGTGGAGATTCTCGCCGATTTACACCTTGATCAAGACAGCTTAATTGCTGCGGCGTTGTTTAGGGCTGTGCGGGAACATCGCCTGACAATTAATGATGTCAGCAGTCAGTTTGGCATGTCTGTTGCCAAGTTAATTGATGGCGTGCTGGGTATGGCGGCTATTTCCAAAGTTAATGAACAGTTGGATGTGCCTGTCTTGGGGCAGTCAGAGGCCCAAAGTGAAACCATCCGCAAAATGCTGGTGGCTTTGGTGGATGATGTCAGGGTTGCACTAATTAAGCTGGCGGAACGGACTGCCGCTATCCGGTCAGTGAAAAATAATACGGATAAACGTCAGCGCGTTGCCCGGGAAGTTTTTGATATTTATGCGCCGCTGGCCCACCGTTTGGGTATTGGTCATATTAAATGGGAGTTAGAAGACCTCTCTTTTCGTTACCTGCAACCTACCGCCTATAAAAAAATAGCCAAGCTGTTGGACGAAAAACGCTTGGATCGCCAGCGTTATATCGACGAAGCCATCGATACCTTGGGTAAGGCGTTGCAAGCGGATGGTATTGATGCGGATATCGCGGGGCGCGTTAAACATATCTATAGTATTTGGCGAAAAATGCAGCGCAAGGGCATTGGCTTTTCTCAGGTTTACGATATTCGAGCGGTCCGGATATTGGTTCCTGATTTAAAGTCTTGTTATTCAGCGCTGGGGCTTGTGCATGGTTTGTGGCGAAATATCCCCAATGAATTTGACGATTATATTGCCAACCCTAAAGAGAATGGTTATCGCTCTTTGCATACCGCCGTTATTGGTCCTCAAGGCAAGGTGCTGGAAATTCAAATTCGCACTCGAGCCATGCACGAAGAGGCGGAATTTGGCGTTTGCTCTCACTGGATGTACAAAGGGACTGATAAAAACGCCAAAACCAATTCTAGTTATGACGAGAAAATTGCCTGGTTGCGGCAAGTTTTAGACTGGCATGAAGAAAGCGGTAGTAATAGCGATGTCGCAGAGCAGTTTAGCCGTGCCCAGGATCGGGTTTATGTCTTTACCCCAGAAGGACATGTAGTCAACCTACAAAGTGGCGCTACGCCGTTAGACTTTGCTTATCATATTCATACTGAGGTGGGTAACCGATGCCGGGGGGCTAAAGTGAATGGTCGCATTGTGCCATTAACCTATACCCTCAATACCGGTGAGCGGGTAGAAGTGCTCACCGGAAAAGACAGTGAACCTCGGCGAGATTGGCTACAGGGTAATTTGGGCTACCTAAAAACCTCTCGAGCTCGCACAAAAGTGCAGCATTGGTTCAGGCAGCAGGCGAAAGAAGACAATATTGCCGCGGGTCGCGCGTTGTTAGAAAAAGAATTTCGCCGTTTGGCTTTAAATAGCATTGATTACAAGTACATTGCCGGGCATTTGCATTGCCCCAGCGTTGACGATATGTACGCGTCGGTGGGCGCCGGTGAAATTAGCACCTTGCAAATCATCAAGGCGGCTAACCAAGTCGCGGGTAAAGATGAAGCTGACCAGAGTGAGATATTACGCCTGCGGCAGCCGAGTCAGGCCCGTAAAGGTGATCAGGTTAGGATTAGTGGAGTGGGTAATTTGATGACCCATTTTGCTCGCTGTTGTAAGCCATTGCCCGGTGATGGTATTGCGGGATATATCACGATAGGGCGTGGCGTCAGTGTTCATCGTCAGGACTGTAATAAATTACTGCAATTACAGAGTGTTGAGCCTCAGCGGATTATTACCGTGGACTGGGCCGGGGATCACATTGATACCTATCCCGTGGATATTCTTATAACAGCTTATGATCGGCAGGGGCTGTTGCGGGATATCACTCTGCAACTTGCTTCAGAGAAGGTTAACGTCATCTCTATGAATACGGTAACCGATGCTGAAAAGCATCTTGCCAATATGAGTATCCGATTAGAAATTTCGGATTTGGCTGCGCTGTCGGGGTTGTTCAACCGTCTCAATAGCCTGCCCAATGTGATATCGGTAGAACGGATTAGAGAAGGATAAGCATGGCGTACTCCTTACAGGACTTGCTCTACTTAATGGGACGTTTAAGGGACCCCATCACCGGTTGCCCTTGGGATCTCAAGCAGCGCTTTGACACCATCGTGCCCCATAGTCTTGAAGAGGTTTACGAGCTGGTCGACGCCATAGAAGCGAATGACTTAAATCAAGTGCGTCAAGAGTTGGGGGATGTACTGTTTCAGGTGGTTTTTTATAGCCGCTTGGGGGAGGAGCAGGGTTTATTTAATTTCGACGATGTTGTCGATGGTATTACGACTAAATTGCTGCGGCGTCACCCTCATGTCTTTCCCGATGGCAGCTTGCAGTCAATACGCGATACTGAGGCACCCAATGATGGTGCTATCAAGCAGCGCTGGGAGGACATAAAACAGGCTGAACGCAGCGAAAAATCCCAAGGCAGCGTCATGGACGATATTCCACAGGCACTGCCAGCATTAACCCGTGCGGCCAAGCTGCAAAAGCGAGCCCGCAATATTGGCTTTGACTGGTCGGATATCGACGAGGTCATTGCGGCATTTCACGACGAAATCAGAGAGCTGG
The DNA window shown above is from Spongiibacter sp. IMCC21906 and carries:
- the recO gene encoding DNA repair protein RecO, producing MKRVEGEPCFILHQRPYRETSALLEVFSLDHGRFSVIAKGLRGGSRGRQAWRSALQPFNLLALSWSGRGELKTLTDAQLQKAFSLQGRALFCGFYLNELLERLLHRFDPHQNLFHHYQYSLDRLLNGEDEKRCLRRFEFSLLADLGYGFSLHLDGNGEGIIADNNYVFLPEQGFIPARQQEEIVFSGTHLLELAKDDYSAEAELTGRRLSRLLLGQLLGSKPLRSRELFAATFASDSSGKNHR
- a CDS encoding ATP-binding protein encodes the protein MRKRLGIKKLILLMGLLPTLGISLTLGSFLVFNQLQDAKTAVVERANHSSQQLAILSAQFLKPLNKEALQKLVTAALEERGLRNVVIFDSEKQQIVQAGPASSGLKDLNSSPASLDPQIIFNEDGLKIITPINSAAQPVGWLCTSFSWHHYEVNKYQTFLAGIIFFVIALLLSVALVSYITQILRSDFDALKSILKQLINGNKSFQAHLSGDDEFSEIADLLNQLSTAQQQELQELQRNIEQSNSDLRETLETLEIQNIELDLARREAVNANRIKSEFLANTSHEIRTPLNGIIGFTKILLKSELEQQQYDAVETIRKSSDGLLTIINDILDFSKMEAGKLVFDEAPVDIREIIEDTLQILAPTAFDKKLELALFFDPSIPDMLLSDGLRLKQILSNLLNNAIKFTASGYIRIDAICKGNDGQNISLNLQISDTGIGLSKDQQQQLFQGFTQADASITRQYGGTGLGLVIVKGLVEQMGGEIGVISEAGKGATFWVTLRLPVVKNAIRMRNFASLTGKTVAMYDKSVLQTAATQQLLQSWGMNVYPCDDIQNLRQNCDYRILSVAIDESLPTLPIPKNSEHPTIVLSPQPQKYDNRINAIFLQKPVSQIKLFDAFNLQHSQHITAPQLKFPDMRVLAVDDNPANLLMLKSFLDDLSVQSQTAQNGIEALQRCREKVFDLILMDIQMPQLDGIQASKEIRHSSLNKHTPIIALSAYLAPENPKQLREAGINDFLSKPIDDRQLLRLFERTASNPPAVSKTPPRPVDIQECLRLAKGKNGLAEEMLRMLLESLPDQAQSLAEAKNNDNRQQIAAISHDLKGACCYTGAPALKATNLTLAKMLESSEVDLSAAVDAVLTEIAALLSWKDNHDLSVIFAA
- the cysM gene encoding cysteine synthase CysM, which gives rise to MKQFPSIDQFIGNTPLVRLQRLPGRTSNTILVKLEGNNPAGSVKDRPAISMIQRAEDRGDISPGDTLIEATSGNTGIALAMAAAIKGYRMVLIMPNHMSTERKLAMAAYGATLIEVTKEQGMEGARDLALEMQSAGKGKVLDQFSNGDNPRAHYEGTGPEIWRETEGRITHFVSSMGTTGTIMGVSRYLKEVQPEIEIVGLQPDDSSSIPGIRRWPEAYLPSIYEAPRVDRIIDMDQDTAERTMRALAAEEGIFCGVSSGGAVAGALRLSEQVENALIVAIICDRGDRYLSTGVFDAALN
- the relA gene encoding GTP diphosphokinase, which produces MVKVREDFPQLNDGRVDLERWIARLPIDATHVSIDQLQQAFELAEACAARPSQLTGEEDAAHISFFTALEMVEILADLHLDQDSLIAAALFRAVREHRLTINDVSSQFGMSVAKLIDGVLGMAAISKVNEQLDVPVLGQSEAQSETIRKMLVALVDDVRVALIKLAERTAAIRSVKNNTDKRQRVAREVFDIYAPLAHRLGIGHIKWELEDLSFRYLQPTAYKKIAKLLDEKRLDRQRYIDEAIDTLGKALQADGIDADIAGRVKHIYSIWRKMQRKGIGFSQVYDIRAVRILVPDLKSCYSALGLVHGLWRNIPNEFDDYIANPKENGYRSLHTAVIGPQGKVLEIQIRTRAMHEEAEFGVCSHWMYKGTDKNAKTNSSYDEKIAWLRQVLDWHEESGSNSDVAEQFSRAQDRVYVFTPEGHVVNLQSGATPLDFAYHIHTEVGNRCRGAKVNGRIVPLTYTLNTGERVEVLTGKDSEPRRDWLQGNLGYLKTSRARTKVQHWFRQQAKEDNIAAGRALLEKEFRRLALNSIDYKYIAGHLHCPSVDDMYASVGAGEISTLQIIKAANQVAGKDEADQSEILRLRQPSQARKGDQVRISGVGNLMTHFARCCKPLPGDGIAGYITIGRGVSVHRQDCNKLLQLQSVEPQRIITVDWAGDHIDTYPVDILITAYDRQGLLRDITLQLASEKVNVISMNTVTDAEKHLANMSIRLEISDLAALSGLFNRLNSLPNVISVERIREG